From the Psychrobacter sp. P11F6 genome, the window TTACAATCCACGCGTTAAAGAAAAATTGGTAGATTCTCTCAATCCGCTGCACAAAGTCATGCTACATAACAACGCTGGTGATAAAGCACAGAATAATCGCTTCTTAGACTTCAAGTTCTCACGTGTTTATGACAACAAAGACATTGCCCGTATTTTGGTCAACGTCAACGATGTATCGGATGCCGTATATTTAGAGCAGCGTCTAGAAAAAGAGCGTTCGCAAAATGATATGCAGATTGAGATGCTCACCACGATTCTAAATGTAAATCCAAAGATTATTAATGAGTTTATTGATAATACGCAGATGCACATTGAGAAGATGAACAATATTTTGAAAAATCCTGGTAGCTCACAATACGAGCTTGAGGGCAAACTAAAAGCCATCTATCGCGAAATGCATAGCTTAAAAGGTGAAGCTTCTGCGCTAAAACTGCATAGCTTTACCAAGATTGCCTCAGATGCGGAAGACAAACTGCACGCATTGCAAAACCAAGGTCAATTATCTGGTAACGATTTCTTGCCATTGGCCGTACATTTGGATGACTTATTAAGCCTATCAAATACCATCGCGACCTTGGGTGAGCGCATTAACCGTTCAGCACCAGCGACTGCACCAACTGCAAATGGGTTAGATGACAATAGTGCTCAAAACAGTATGTCAAAAACGGTGGCGACTGACAGTCAGACATCAAATCCTTCAACCAGTATCATAGATACTGATATCGGTCAGGATATCGACCTAGGTAATGAAGCACCTGATGATCATTTGTCTTTTTATAAAGCATTTGCAAAAGATATTGCCGCAAGACAAGGCAAGCAAGTAGAGCTAAAGAGTAATACGCTGATGCAAGCGGACATACCAGCACATCTAGTAAAGCCGATTAAAGAGATTAGCATTCAACTACTACGTAATGCCGTGGTGCATGGCATTGAAGCGCCAAGTGTTCGTCATTCGATTGGTAAGACTGCGGTTGGGACGATTGATTTAGAAATAAAAGACAACGGCTCAGATTTCATGCTGATGGTGCAAGATGATGGTCAAGGTATTGATTATGACAGCATTCGTGCCAAGTTAAGCAGTGACGGTCGTTTTAGTACAGAAGAAGCCAGCCAGCTCAGTCAAAGCGAGCTGCTCAAACAACTGTTTTCTTCGGGTTTCTCTACCAAAGAACATGCAGATGAAGATGGCGGACGCGGTGTCGGTCTCGATATCATTAAAGCAAAAGTAAAAGATTATGATGGCAAGCTTAACGTAAACAGCGAATTTGGTCAGATGACACGGTTTGTTATTACTTTACCAAAAGCTTAATTAGAAACAGCAGGTATATTGTCAAGGATGACAAGCACTTCATTAAAGGTAATAGATCAGTTATGCATAAGTTAATGATTGTTGATGATTCAAATATTATTAGAAATCGTATTCAACGCGCGTACGATTCAGGGCAGTTTATGCTGGTTGCGACGGCAACCAGTGGTGTCCAAGCCATTGAAAAGTTCAATGTCCATCGTCCTGACGTAATCACCATGGACTTGACCATGCCACAAATGGACGGACTTGAATGCATTGAGAAAATCATTGCGATTGACCCTGAAGTACGCATTTTAGTGGTGTCAGCACTGTCTGATAAAGCCACTGGCATTGAAGCATTGTCGTTGGGTGCCAGCGGATTTTTGTGCAAGCCTTTTTCAGAAGAAGAGCTTGTAGAGTCTTTGTATGAGCTAATGCAAGACTAAACCATTCAACGACTTAAGTAGATGTCATTATGAAAGAACAAAAGCTACAGATTTTTTTAAGTATTATTAGTAACTATTTTAATCAGTTTGGGGGCGAGGAGCTTGTCGCTGACACCCCATATCTGTTAGAGAACAAACAGCCAAAAGTTCATGATTATACGGGTGTGATCGGTATATCGGGTGGACAAAAGGGCGTGGTGTATTTTTCGGCAACCCGTCAGCTATTGTCCGCTATACTGGATAGCATGGGTGAAACGGATAAAAGCGATGAGAATTATATCGATTTGGCTGGCGAAGTGGCCAATACAATCGCTGGTAATGCGCGTAAAGAGTTTGGCTCAGAATTCCATATTTCTGTGCCGTTTGTATTTAAAGGCTCTCCACAAAGTATTGTGTTGCCGAATGATGAGCGTTCTTTTATCATTCCCATCACTTGGAACTCGCAGATAGGCGAGATTGTGGTCTGTTTGCAGGATTAACGTTGCTGCCACCGCGTCATAAAGATGGATATTAATATATTATGGTTAAAGTAGAAAAATTGGGTGTGTTTCTGAGCTCAATCAATGCATTTTTTGCACAAATTGATGGCTCGGAAGTGTCCATTGATACCCCTTATTTAAATCATAACAAGAGTGCTGTTGGTTATGATTATAGCGGCGTTATCGAGATATCAGGGCCTTTGGAAGGCTGTGTGTATGTGAGTGCACCAAGCGTGATGTTACGAGAGGTCATAAAAGTGATGGGCGAGCCTGACTCATCGATCACGATGATGAAAGATCTGCTCGGTGAGATGGCCAACACTATCTCTGGTAATGCTCGTACTGAGTTTGGCTCAGAGTTTATTATCTCGCCGCCGCATATTGTTGAGAGCGCACCAAGCGTGTCTTATTTGCCAAAAGATCGCCAAAGTTACGTCACGCCATTTACGTGGCGTGGGTATAAAGCGGTCATTGGTATCTGTATCGCTTAATCTACAGCTGCTCATTTATTCAGTATAAAGAACGACGTTAATGCGTCGTTTTTTTATGCGTTATCATCCACTTAAACAGCATAATAGCGCTAGCAGTCGCTAAGCATTATATGATAAAATACAGCCCAGCTATTTTTATCACATCGTATTTTTACGTTCAAATGATAGCTCAATTTTTTAAACCAACCCATCAACCAATGACACACACATCATGGCAAAGAATTGCTGGGTGTTTGGCGACTTGATTAATTTGCAAAAAAGTTAGTGCTGCCCCAATAAACATTAACCGTTAGCAGATGCGTGTCGCTAGATAGGCAGTTTTTGTGATGTGGAGGCATAACCCAACCAATAGGAATTCCACATGTCTACAAAGAATCCAACCAAAATCGAAATGCGCGACTTACTACAAGCCGGCGCTCACTTTGGTCACCAAACACGTTTTTGGAATCCAAAAATGGGACCATACATCTTTGGTGCCCGTAATAAGATTCACATCATCAACTTAGAGCACACAGTAAAAGCGTTTAACGAAGCATTGACTTATGTTAACGGCTTAGCTGCCAAGAAAAACAAAGTATTATTCGTAGGTACTAAACGCGCAGCAAGCGGTATCATCGCTGAGCAAGCAGCACGCGCTGGCATGCCATACGTTGACCATCGCTGGTTAGGTGGTATGTTGACTAACTGGAAAACACTACGCCAGTCAATCAACCGTCTAAAAGAGCTAGAAAAACAAGCAGAAGACGGTACTTTCGCCAAGCTTACTAAGCGCGAAGCGTTAGAGCGTACTCGCGATATGGAAAAACTTGAGCGTTCACTAGGCGGTATTAAAGATATGGGCGGCCTACCTGATGCAATCTTCGTTGTAGACGTAGATCATGAAGCGATTGCTATCAAAGAAGCTAAAAATCTAGGTATCCCAGTTATCGGTATCGTTGATACTAACTCTAGCCCAGATAACGTTGATTACATCATCCCAGCAAACGATGATGCTATCCGTGCTGTGACCTTGTATGTGACTTCTATGGCTGATGCGATTATCGCTGGTAAAGAATACGCACAGACTCAAGCGGGCGGCAAAGCTGAGCAAGAAGCACCTGCTATTGAAGAAGCACCAGTTGAAGCCAAAGCAGAAGAAGCGGCGACTCCAGCAGAATAATTGGCTGACCAAAAAGGTTTAACTTTGTAACGGTGTCTTGATAGTTATCTTGTCAGCATTCATATAAAGTTATTAACAGCGTATAAGCTTACAATAGGCATGATGTAGTTTTACTCGTCATGCCTTATTGTTGATGGAACACTCGTTAATAAGCGAGTATTATCGCTTACATATGCCCTCGTGATGCACAATATCTGTCATTACAATGATGTCTGTTATCACGATCAACCATGAGTGCTTCCATTACTATAAGAGCGATATAGTACCAATAGATAGCAAAGATATATCTCATAGAAATTAAGCACTCCCATACATAATAAAAGGTAACTCTTATGTCAGAAGTAAAAGTATCTGCCAAAATGGTAAAAGAATTGCGTGACCGTACTGGTCTTGGCATGATGGAATGTAAAAAAGCGTTAGAAGAATCAAACGGCGATGTAGAAACTGCCATTGATAACCTACGTAAATCTGGTCAAGCCAAAGCAGCTAAAAAAGCTGGTAACATTGCAGCTGATGGCGCTATCATCATCGCTCAAGGCGACAACAAAGCATTCTTGTTAGAAGTAAACTGCCAAACTGACTTCGTTGCAAAAGACGAAAACTTTACGGCATTTGCAGAAGCAGTAGCGAACATTGCATTAGAAAACAATGTGACTGACGTAGCTGCTATTGCTGAATTGCCATATGGCAATGGTCAGACTGTTGAAGAAGCTCGTGTATCTTTGGTACAAAAAATCGGCGAAAATATCCAAGTACGCCGCGTTGAAGTATTAGAAGGTAGCAACCTTGCTTCATACCGTCATGGTCTACGTATTGGTGTTGTGGTATCTTTTGAAGGCGGCAACGCAGATACTGGCAAAAATCTTGCCATGCATATCGCTGCGTTTAACCCAGTTGCGGTTGATGACGAAAGTGTCGATGCTGATTTATTAGCACGCGAAAAAGACATCATCGAAGCAAAAGCTCGTGAGTCTGGCAAGCCTGATAACATCGTTGAAAAAATGATCGAAGGTGGCCTACGTAAGTATCTAGAAGAAGTGACTTTACTACGTCAGCCATATGTTATGGACAACGAGAAGAAAGTTGGTGATGTACTAAAAGCTGAAGGCGTAAAAGTACTTGCTTTCAAACGTCTAGAAGTTGGTGAAGGCATCGAGAAAAAGCAAGAAGATTTCGCTGCTGAAGTTGCTGCAACACAAGCACTGGCTAACAAGTAATTTTTAAATTTTGCTAAGAAGAATGGTGAGTGCTAAGCTTTTTGGTTTGGTACTCACCGATCAGCTTTATTGTTAATCTTGTATCGAACTCAAAAAATATGACAAGATAGATTATGAATGAATAGATAAAATCTCTTAGCACAAAAAAGCCCGTTAATTATATTAACGGGCTTTTTTACGTTTGGATTCAACGGTTCATGTAGTCTTCATTTTAGCGTAGCGCATCATATGCTGAATTGGCATAGCTGGCACTATTGCTATTACTGCTGGTACCATAGCTGACGTTTTGTAAGCCGCTACTGAGACTAGGATTGGCGATTTGATTACTAGCATTCATGGTACTGCCTGATAGCCCTGAGTCGTTTTTATACAAGCTATGGTAACGGCTCATGACATTTTTGACATAGTTACGGGTTTCTTTAAAAGGCGGGATGCCGTTATATTTATCAACGTTACCTTCACCTGCATTATAGCCCGCAACCGCAAATTCTACGTTGTTATTAAACCGCTTCATCAACCATGCAATATATTTAGCAGAGCCTTCGATATTATCTGCAGGGTTCCAAGGATTGCTGACTTTGAAGCGTCGCGCAGTCGCTGGCATTAGCTGCATGAGACCTTGCGCACCGACAGGTGAGCGTGCATTTGGGTTAAATGCGGATTCGCTATGCATCATTGCTTTTATAAGCCCAGGATCTACGCCATGACGCTGAGCTGAGGCGCGAATATAACTGTCGTATGAGTTGCGGCTTCCGCTACTGCTGGCAGAGCTACTACCGTAATTACTGCTGCTATTGTCACTACTACCGTCATACATTTTAGAATCTTTGTAGTAAGTGACTTTTACCTTTTTGGTGAATTTGTCAAAATTACCACTTGGATTGACGTTAGTGAGTAAGACTTGTCCGCCTTTGTCTTTGTAAATATACATATTACCTGCTTGAGCAGCAACAGATAGAGATAGGCTGGATAGGGCGACAGCGGTCAATAAAACAGGAGACAAGCAGCGAGTCACTAAGGTTGTAACATTTATCATAGGGTTATCACTTTTCATCGAGTAATAGCAAATTACTTTGCCTATAGGCGCGTCGTTCTGCGCATTTAAGCGGTTATCGTGCTGGTAGGATTTTATCGCTGTAAACGATATAGCACCCTAGCAAAAACCACGTCTAACTAGAAACCACTCGCATTGGATACAAAAAATAATAGTTGCTTACTATAACATATAATAACTTTTCGACGCATACGATTATCAGTACAAAGTATAAAAGTCATTTTTAATTTGTAAAAAAATCAACATACTACCGTTTTTGAGTACGTTGATTGAGTATCGGCTTTATTATTTTTAGGCGTATGTGGTACGTGAATATTCTGGCTGTAGCAATGAATGAATCGTGAGAAATAAAAGCTGTTCAAAGCACTGAAAACTGCTTTGAACAGGGTTATATAGAAAGTGCACTGATAAAAATAGGCACCCAAACGGCGGTGACCAGCCCGTTTACTGCCAATCCAAATGCCGCATAACGCCCAGCAGTGTGGCTAATTTGCCATGCTTCGACGGTACCAAAAGCATGTGCTGCCAACCCAAGTGCTAAGCCCTTGGCACGGTCATCATCGATACCGCGAAATAAAAAGCGCGCCAAAGTACCACCGATAAGCCCTGAGACAATAATAATTAAGTTAGCCATGGCAAGTGGTGCTTTAATTAAATCTGCGACACTCAGACCGATTGGTGTGGTCACTGAACGCGTTGCGAAAGCGAGTATAGTGTCGTGACTTAATGAAAATAAATAAGCCAATGACATCGGTAGCAATGCACCAACCACACTTGCAAGGATGACTATGAGAGTAAGCTTTTTGACTGGTAGACCTTTAAAGTTCATTGCTGCTAATGGTACTGCCAATAATACGGTGACATATCCCAATAGGTGATCAAATACAGGCTTGGCAACATCGTAATAATCGTTGTAATCCCATTGTAGGATAAACAAAAATAAAAGAACAAGCGCCAACGCCGTAATCACCATCGGCAGCCATGAGAGCTTACGTGCCAGTACACGAGCAGTCACATGAGCGATTAGCGTTAATAATATCGCTGCAAAGGTTGCCACAAACACGTTATCAAAAGTCATTGCATTTCCTTGTTCATGCAGCTCATAGCTGTCCTTTGTGCTCTTCAACGGTGGTGCTATCGATGCTAACATCGTGATTGAGCGAACGGTTGGCAAGTATGGCAAGTCCCCAAAGCGGTATGAGTGTGCTAATAATCATCGTCAGCATAACGCCCCAAAGCTCATCACCTAAAGCGAATAGCAGTAAACCTGCACCTGCAGACACGGGCAAAAAAGCAAAACCGCTATCCACCAATAAAGTATTACTGGCTTGGGTGAGCCAACTGGGCAACCCTTTAAGTAATCGCCATGCCATCAAAATAAAGAACATGGCGACCAATCCAACGATGTTGGCAGCCTTTTCTATTCCTACTAATTGACAGATGATAACGGCTGATTCACGAACCACGATGACCATCGTGAGTGTCAGGACTAAGGCAAGCCATAGCGGCAAATGGGCGGAGTGAGTAGATTTCATAAGAAATACTGGCCGATTTAGAAAGAGATAGGATAGTAGCAACAAAATAGATAGAACACATTCTAATGAGTGTGTTCTATCTATCAATGATATGAATATTGGTTGAACCTATAGCCGATGATTATATAGAGAGTAGGCAAACTAATAAAGCTTATAGCATATCGTCAGTGTGATTATAAATAGCAACAGCGTTAAGCTCGCTTAATATAATGAATGTATCATTTGCGCCAGGCTACCTTGTGCTCACTTTAAACGACGTCAACTATGGTAGCGCGTTTTCGTGATCGGGTAACCTATAAAATTTAATGCTATGTGCCAAAAAAAAGGATGATATCAATGGATATCATCCTTTTGTCTTTTATAAAGCTATTTTACAGATTCAGTCATTTATATTTTTGAGTCAGGAGTTTCCGCTTCTACTGCTAATTCCTCTGACTTAGCGGCTTCAGAATTCAGCGCATCAAACTCATCAAACGCTTTTTCTTCTGCTTCGGTCATCGTCGGCTCTTCAACCTCGTCAGGCTTTTCGAAGTCTTCAAGTACTGGCATCAATAATGTGGCTTGTGCTAATGGCAGTACATCTAAAGGCTCTAAATTGGCCTGACCCAATAGTTGTCTTAGCGTATCGCTTGGCAAGCGAATCGTTAAACACTCATGCCCGCTGTCATCGTAGCTCTCTTCCTGAATAACACCCAGCTCATATAAGGCGTTTTTTAACTGACCTGCATGATAAGGTAAGGTCAACTCAAAGGTGGTGAGTGTACCAGTAAGTAACTGCTGGACGGCTAACGACAACGCTTCCATACCTAGATTTTCTCTAGAAGAAACATAGACGCGATTGGGTTGTCCTTCGCTAGCATAACCAATATGTGCAGGCTCATCTGTCAAATCAATCTTGTTGTAGACATTGAGCACTGGTACATCATTATCAATCTCTGCTAATACGTCTTTGACCGCTTGAATTTGCTCATGCATATCTTCACTAGAAGAATCGATAACGTGTAGCAATAAATCTGCTTCCAAGGTTTCTTCTAATGTCGCATGAAAGGATTCGACCAACTCATGCGGCAGATGACGGACAAAACCTACCGTATCGACCAAAACAACACGACCAACACCCTGCCAGTCTAAACGGCGTAAAGTGGGATCAAGCGTGGCAAATAATTTATCCGCTGCGTAGATATTCTCGTCGACCAAGCGGTTAAATAGCGTAGATTTTCCCGCATTGGTATAACCGACAAGCGAAATCGTCGGCACATCTGATTTTTGGCGACGGGCTCGACCTTGCGCACGTGTCTGTCTGACTTTCTCGATTCTGCTTTTAAGCTGATTCACGCGCACTTGTAGCAAGCGACGATCGGTCTCAAGCTGGGTTTCACCAGGTCCACGTAGACCAATACCGCCTTTTTGACGCTCCAAATGCGTCCAACCTCGTACCAAACGCGTCGATAAATGGTTGAGCTGCGCCAGCTCTACTTGTAGCTTACCTTCATAAGTACGAGCACGCTGCGCGAAAATGTCCAATATCAAACCTGTACGATCCAGTACGCGACATTTGACCAAGGCTTCAATATTACGCTCTTGTGATGGCGATAAGCTATGGTTAAATAAGACGATATCCGCATCATGTTCGCGTACCAATTCTGCTATTTCTTCTGCTTTACCGCTACCAACGAAGTATCTGGCATCGGGTCTTTGGCGTGAGCCTGTGACTAAAGCCAAACGATCAGCCCCTGCTGAGTCTGCTAACAGCTCAAATTCACCTAGATCATCAGGATCTTGAATTTGACGGATGTCTAAATGTACTATAATGGCGCGCTCGCCACCTTCGTGTCTTTCAAAATAATCCAAAGAGTATCACCTATTTAATAAAGTAAATATATCGCTATTATCCATTCAGTAAACGTCGATATAGCGTTCATATGACCATATATATGTGGTCTCATCACCTAATATTAAAGCGTTCTAGCACAATTAACGATGGTTTTATGTTACAGCGTAAATGAAAGCCATAGGCAAATCAGTGAACGCAGCAGAACTGGTTGAATAAACAGCAACTCAGTGAACAAATCGTCACTGACTGAATAAATTTTGTTATACTCATGGCGCTTGTTTACGATATATAATCATAAGTTTTTAACCACGAGGGACACAGATGAGCCAATCTAAGTCAGGCTTCTCACTCAGACAACAGTTGGGGCGCGGCAAACAAATTGCTGGCATGACCACCACTATCGCTGGTGGATTGCGCGCCGCCCAACGTATTGGCGCATTTAAGCAGCCCCCACGCGAAAAATTGCCACGCTATATTCAAGCCTTTTGCCGCAAAATGGCAGGCTCTTTTGGCGTCAAGGTTGTGGCAGTCGAGCGTGTAGAGCAGCACCACGGATTATGGGTATCCAATCATGTGTCATGGATGGATATCCCTGTGGTGGGTACACTGAGTCCTGCTTTTTTCTTATCCAAAGCCGAAATCGGTGAATGGCCTGTATTTGGTAAGCTGGCTCATGCAGCAGGCACGGTATTTATTGAGCGTGGTTCCGGTGATGCAGGATCGGTCGCCGCCCAAATTGCCAGTTTTTTGACCAAAGGTTTCTCGGTCATATTCTTCCCTGAGGCGACCACCACCGATGGTAAGAAAATCAAGCGTATTCATGGCACGTTGCTACAAGCTGCCATAGATGCTGACGTGCCCGTACGCCCGCTGGTAATTGCTTATGTCAATAAAGACGGCACGTTAAGTGAAGAGTTGCCTTACTATGGCAAGCTTACGATGAAAGAGAGCCTAAAAAAGGTACTCGATACGAAAGATGTGACCGCCTATGTATTGCCACTGGAGCCAATAGATCCTAAAGGGTTGAGCAAAAGTGAATTGACGGACTTGTTACAAGCCCGTATGCAAGAAGGTTTGGCCGAATTACATTCGCGAGTCTTAACGAAAGTCGCTAAAATATA encodes:
- a CDS encoding LrgB family protein, with protein sequence MTFDNVFVATFAAILLTLIAHVTARVLARKLSWLPMVITALALVLLFLFILQWDYNDYYDVAKPVFDHLLGYVTVLLAVPLAAMNFKGLPVKKLTLIVILASVVGALLPMSLAYLFSLSHDTILAFATRSVTTPIGLSVADLIKAPLAMANLIIIVSGLIGGTLARFLFRGIDDDRAKGLALGLAAHAFGTVEAWQISHTAGRYAAFGLAVNGLVTAVWVPIFISALSI
- the hflX gene encoding ribosome rescue GTPase HflX → MDYFERHEGGERAIIVHLDIRQIQDPDDLGEFELLADSAGADRLALVTGSRQRPDARYFVGSGKAEEIAELVREHDADIVLFNHSLSPSQERNIEALVKCRVLDRTGLILDIFAQRARTYEGKLQVELAQLNHLSTRLVRGWTHLERQKGGIGLRGPGETQLETDRRLLQVRVNQLKSRIEKVRQTRAQGRARRQKSDVPTISLVGYTNAGKSTLFNRLVDENIYAADKLFATLDPTLRRLDWQGVGRVVLVDTVGFVRHLPHELVESFHATLEETLEADLLLHVIDSSSEDMHEQIQAVKDVLAEIDNDVPVLNVYNKIDLTDEPAHIGYASEGQPNRVYVSSRENLGMEALSLAVQQLLTGTLTTFELTLPYHAGQLKNALYELGVIQEESYDDSGHECLTIRLPSDTLRQLLGQANLEPLDVLPLAQATLLMPVLEDFEKPDEVEEPTMTEAEEKAFDEFDALNSEAAKSEELAVEAETPDSKI
- a CDS encoding response regulator produces the protein MHKLMIVDDSNIIRNRIQRAYDSGQFMLVATATSGVQAIEKFNVHRPDVITMDLTMPQMDGLECIEKIIAIDPEVRILVVSALSDKATGIEALSLGASGFLCKPFSEEELVESLYELMQD
- a CDS encoding chemotaxis protein CheX: MVKVEKLGVFLSSINAFFAQIDGSEVSIDTPYLNHNKSAVGYDYSGVIEISGPLEGCVYVSAPSVMLREVIKVMGEPDSSITMMKDLLGEMANTISGNARTEFGSEFIISPPHIVESAPSVSYLPKDRQSYVTPFTWRGYKAVIGICIA
- a CDS encoding ATP-binding protein; the protein is MATTPNVDNKRYQGLIISIALFLSLIGALLAFTFYTSNLLERNTALIDQTNQVANSAQAVIKDLFDLDNSYGEDTNSPHIQRVLERLEENTALITSSIAAIEQGATITDVDGKTYDLPKIDSNAQVNITAANEQWKALEPKIQAYLKDADNIMVSSEDDLTQAVEQAKTSSLLINDSLDNLTKDVFNSAERQATTIRLIQVLGVAAIFTYFLIFVFFFVRRLRETDAEAFAARRETQEIMETVNTGLFLLDKDLNIGQQHSRALNDIIGEDRLSGENFTNVLRGRISDKDLKTTQQFIEQLYNPRVKEKLVDSLNPLHKVMLHNNAGDKAQNNRFLDFKFSRVYDNKDIARILVNVNDVSDAVYLEQRLEKERSQNDMQIEMLTTILNVNPKIINEFIDNTQMHIEKMNNILKNPGSSQYELEGKLKAIYREMHSLKGEASALKLHSFTKIASDAEDKLHALQNQGQLSGNDFLPLAVHLDDLLSLSNTIATLGERINRSAPATAPTANGLDDNSAQNSMSKTVATDSQTSNPSTSIIDTDIGQDIDLGNEAPDDHLSFYKAFAKDIAARQGKQVELKSNTLMQADIPAHLVKPIKEISIQLLRNAVVHGIEAPSVRHSIGKTAVGTIDLEIKDNGSDFMLMVQDDGQGIDYDSIRAKLSSDGRFSTEEASQLSQSELLKQLFSSGFSTKEHADEDGGRGVGLDIIKAKVKDYDGKLNVNSEFGQMTRFVITLPKA
- the rpsB gene encoding 30S ribosomal protein S2, which translates into the protein MSTKNPTKIEMRDLLQAGAHFGHQTRFWNPKMGPYIFGARNKIHIINLEHTVKAFNEALTYVNGLAAKKNKVLFVGTKRAASGIIAEQAARAGMPYVDHRWLGGMLTNWKTLRQSINRLKELEKQAEDGTFAKLTKREALERTRDMEKLERSLGGIKDMGGLPDAIFVVDVDHEAIAIKEAKNLGIPVIGIVDTNSSPDNVDYIIPANDDAIRAVTLYVTSMADAIIAGKEYAQTQAGGKAEQEAPAIEEAPVEAKAEEAATPAE
- the tsf gene encoding translation elongation factor Ts → MSEVKVSAKMVKELRDRTGLGMMECKKALEESNGDVETAIDNLRKSGQAKAAKKAGNIAADGAIIIAQGDNKAFLLEVNCQTDFVAKDENFTAFAEAVANIALENNVTDVAAIAELPYGNGQTVEEARVSLVQKIGENIQVRRVEVLEGSNLASYRHGLRIGVVVSFEGGNADTGKNLAMHIAAFNPVAVDDESVDADLLAREKDIIEAKARESGKPDNIVEKMIEGGLRKYLEEVTLLRQPYVMDNEKKVGDVLKAEGVKVLAFKRLEVGEGIEKKQEDFAAEVAATQALANK
- a CDS encoding lytic transglycosylase domain-containing protein, with amino-acid sequence MINVTTLVTRCLSPVLLTAVALSSLSLSVAAQAGNMYIYKDKGGQVLLTNVNPSGNFDKFTKKVKVTYYKDSKMYDGSSDNSSSNYGSSSASSSGSRNSYDSYIRASAQRHGVDPGLIKAMMHSESAFNPNARSPVGAQGLMQLMPATARRFKVSNPWNPADNIEGSAKYIAWLMKRFNNNVEFAVAGYNAGEGNVDKYNGIPPFKETRNYVKNVMSRYHSLYKNDSGLSGSTMNASNQIANPSLSSGLQNVSYGTSSNSNSASYANSAYDALR
- a CDS encoding lysophospholipid acyltransferase family protein, whose product is MSQSKSGFSLRQQLGRGKQIAGMTTTIAGGLRAAQRIGAFKQPPREKLPRYIQAFCRKMAGSFGVKVVAVERVEQHHGLWVSNHVSWMDIPVVGTLSPAFFLSKAEIGEWPVFGKLAHAAGTVFIERGSGDAGSVAAQIASFLTKGFSVIFFPEATTTDGKKIKRIHGTLLQAAIDADVPVRPLVIAYVNKDGTLSEELPYYGKLTMKESLKKVLDTKDVTAYVLPLEPIDPKGLSKSELTDLLQARMQEGLAELHSRVLTKVAKI
- a CDS encoding chemotaxis protein CheX encodes the protein MKEQKLQIFLSIISNYFNQFGGEELVADTPYLLENKQPKVHDYTGVIGISGGQKGVVYFSATRQLLSAILDSMGETDKSDENYIDLAGEVANTIAGNARKEFGSEFHISVPFVFKGSPQSIVLPNDERSFIIPITWNSQIGEIVVCLQD